The following coding sequences lie in one Meles meles chromosome X, mMelMel3.1 paternal haplotype, whole genome shotgun sequence genomic window:
- the ZNF41 gene encoding zinc finger protein 41 isoform X2, protein MAACVSPPPPADPVALNGTVLLQVSVSFEDVTVDFSKEEWQRLDPAQRRLYRDVTLENYSHLRSVGCQVPKPEVIFKLEQGEGPWTLEGETPHQSWSDEDTGEKQHQRIAGKVSLHCEKFGQPIREDPLCSILEELWQNNSQLERYRESQNHPLSHVQVLIKERGYECKNIEKITHVSTKLVPSIKSLRKYDPFGKSLKHTLNLHNHNKSNATKKLDKIFGNDNNFAPSSSSTETANTGANSYDINQREKHLGNKQVLIHHQTVQTGEQLPVCTECVKSFPPKPHLSEHQRIHAEEKSHECHKSHKALRQKPPINVPQSAYTGDKPYICTQCEKAFTLKSNLITHQKIHTGQKPYKCSECGKAFFHRSYLFRHMRIHTGEKPYECRECGRGFSQNSDLTIHQKTHTGEKHYACGECGKAFTRKSALRMHQRIHTGEKPYVCPECGKAFIQKSHFNTHQRIHTGEKPYECGECRKSFTKKSQLHVHQRIHTGEKPYICTECGKVFTHRTNLTTHQKTHTGEKPYTCAECGKAFSDQSNLIKHQKTHTGEKPYKCNGCGKAFIWKSRLKIHQKSHIGERHYECNECGKAFIQKSTLSVHQRIHTGEKPYVCPECGKAFIQKSHFIAHHRIHTGEKPYECSDCGKCFTKKSQLRVHQKIHTGEKPNICAECGKAFTDRSNLITHQKIHTREKPYKCSDCGKTFTWKSRLTIHQKSHTGERHYECGKCGKAFIQKATLSMHQMIHTGKKPYACTECQKAFTDRSNLIKHQKTHSGEKV, encoded by the exons ccCACCGCCCCCTGCTGACCCTGTCGCCTTGAACGGGACTGTGCTGTTACAGGTCTCCGTGTCATTCGAGGACGTGACTGTGGACTTCAGCAAGGAAGAGTGGCAGCGCTTGGACCCTGCTCAGAGACGCTTGTACCGGGATGTGACGCTGGAGAATTACAGCCACCTGCGCTCAGTGG GGTGCCAGGTTCCCAAACCAGAAGTCATCTTCAAGTTGGAGCAAGGAGAGGGGCCATGGACATTGGAGGGGGAAACCCCACATCAGAGCTGGTCAG acgAGGATACTGGGGAAAAGCAACACCAGAGAATTGCTGGAAAAGTTTCATTGCACTGTGAGAAATTTGGTCAACCCATAAGGGAAGATCCATTGTGTTCCATTTTAGAAGAATTGTGGCAAAACAACAGCCAGCTAGAGAGATATCGGGAGAGCCAGAATCACCCTTTAAGTCATGTGCAAGTATTGATTAAGGAGAGGGGCTATGAATGtaagaatattgaaaaaataaccCATGTGAGTACCAAGCTTGTTCCTTCAATTAAAAGTCTCCGTAAATATGACCCATTTGGAAAGAGTCTGAAGCAtactttaaacttacacaatCACAATAAAAGCAATGCAACAAAGAAGCTTGATAAGATTTTTGGAAATGATAACAATTTTGCCCCTAGCTCTTCGTCTACTGAGACTGCGAATACAGGGGCAAATTCCTATGACATTAATCAACGTGAAAAACATCTTGGCAACAAACAAGTTCTCATCCACCATCAGACAGTTCAGACTGGGGAGCAACTGCCTGTATGTACTGAGTGTGTAAAGAGCTTCCCCCCAAAGCCCCATCTCTCTGAGCATCAGAGAATTCATGCTGAGGAAAAATCCCATGAATGTCATAAAAGCCACAAAGCCCTCAGGCAGAAGCCACCAATTAATGTACCTCAAAGTGCTTATACAGGAGACAAACCCTATATATGTACTCAATGTGAGAAGGCCTTTACTCTCAAGTCGAACCTCATTACACATCAGAAAATTCATACTGGGCAGAAACCCTATAAATGCAGTGAATGCGGAAAAGCCTTTTTCCACAGATCCTATCTCTTTAGACACATGCGAATCCATACGGGAGAAAAACCGTACGAATGCCGTGAGTGTGGAAGAGGCTTCTCCCAGAATTCAGACCTTACCATCCATCAGAAAACTCATACCGGAGAGAAACACTATGCGTGCGGCGAATGCGGGAAAGCCTTCACAAGAAAGTCAGCACTGAGAATGCATCAGAGAatccacacaggagagaaaccctacGTGTGCCCTGAATGCGGGAAGGCCTTcatccagaaatcccacttcaACACACATCAGAGAATCCATACCGGCGAGAAGCCTTACGAATGCGGCGAGTGCAGAAAGTCGTTCACTAAGAAGTCACAGCTCCACGTGCATCAAAGAATTCACACAGGGGAAAAACCCTATATATGTACAGAATGTGGAAAGGTCTTCACTCACAGGACGAACCTCACTACACATCAGAAAACTCATACCGGAGAGAAACCCTATACGTGTGCTGAATGTGGCAAGGCTTTCAGCGACCAGTCAAATCTCATTAAACACCAGAAGAcgcacactggagagaaaccctataaatgCAATGGTTGTGGAAAAGCCTTCATATGGAAGTCACGCCTCAAAATACATCAGAAATCTCATATTGGAGAGAGACACTATGAATGCAATGAATGCGGGAAAGCCTTCATCCAGAAATCGACACTAAGTGTGCATCAGAGAatccacacaggagagaaaccctacGTTTGTCCTGAATGCGGGAAGGCCTTcatccagaaatcccacttcaTTGCACATCATAGAATCCATACCGGAGAGAAGCCTTACGAGTGCAGTGACTGTGGAAAGTGCTTTACTAAGAAGTCACAGCTCCGTGTGCATCAGAAGATTCACACAGGGGAGAAACCCAATATATGCGCCGAATGTGGAAAGGCCTTCACTGACAGGTCCAATCTGATAACACACCAGAAGATCCACACTAgagagaaaccctataaatgCAGTGACTGCGGAAAAACCTTCACTTGGAAGTCCCGCCTCACTATCCATCAGAAATCTCATACTGGAGAGAGACACTATGAATGTGGTAAATGCGGGAAAGCCTTCATCCAGAAAGCAACATTAAGTATGCATCAGATGATTCATACCGGAAAGAAACCCTATGCCTGTACAGAATGTCAGAAGGCCTTCACCGACAGATCGAATCTCATTAAGCACCAGAAAACTCACAGTGGAGAAAAAGTATAA
- the ZNF41 gene encoding zinc finger protein 41 isoform X1: MPANQSSPQWSSVLAAEGHGSLCEVSVSFEDVTVDFSKEEWQRLDPAQRRLYRDVTLENYSHLRSVGCQVPKPEVIFKLEQGEGPWTLEGETPHQSWSDEDTGEKQHQRIAGKVSLHCEKFGQPIREDPLCSILEELWQNNSQLERYRESQNHPLSHVQVLIKERGYECKNIEKITHVSTKLVPSIKSLRKYDPFGKSLKHTLNLHNHNKSNATKKLDKIFGNDNNFAPSSSSTETANTGANSYDINQREKHLGNKQVLIHHQTVQTGEQLPVCTECVKSFPPKPHLSEHQRIHAEEKSHECHKSHKALRQKPPINVPQSAYTGDKPYICTQCEKAFTLKSNLITHQKIHTGQKPYKCSECGKAFFHRSYLFRHMRIHTGEKPYECRECGRGFSQNSDLTIHQKTHTGEKHYACGECGKAFTRKSALRMHQRIHTGEKPYVCPECGKAFIQKSHFNTHQRIHTGEKPYECGECRKSFTKKSQLHVHQRIHTGEKPYICTECGKVFTHRTNLTTHQKTHTGEKPYTCAECGKAFSDQSNLIKHQKTHTGEKPYKCNGCGKAFIWKSRLKIHQKSHIGERHYECNECGKAFIQKSTLSVHQRIHTGEKPYVCPECGKAFIQKSHFIAHHRIHTGEKPYECSDCGKCFTKKSQLRVHQKIHTGEKPNICAECGKAFTDRSNLITHQKIHTREKPYKCSDCGKTFTWKSRLTIHQKSHTGERHYECGKCGKAFIQKATLSMHQMIHTGKKPYACTECQKAFTDRSNLIKHQKTHSGEKV, translated from the exons GTCTCCGTGTCATTCGAGGACGTGACTGTGGACTTCAGCAAGGAAGAGTGGCAGCGCTTGGACCCTGCTCAGAGACGCTTGTACCGGGATGTGACGCTGGAGAATTACAGCCACCTGCGCTCAGTGG GGTGCCAGGTTCCCAAACCAGAAGTCATCTTCAAGTTGGAGCAAGGAGAGGGGCCATGGACATTGGAGGGGGAAACCCCACATCAGAGCTGGTCAG acgAGGATACTGGGGAAAAGCAACACCAGAGAATTGCTGGAAAAGTTTCATTGCACTGTGAGAAATTTGGTCAACCCATAAGGGAAGATCCATTGTGTTCCATTTTAGAAGAATTGTGGCAAAACAACAGCCAGCTAGAGAGATATCGGGAGAGCCAGAATCACCCTTTAAGTCATGTGCAAGTATTGATTAAGGAGAGGGGCTATGAATGtaagaatattgaaaaaataaccCATGTGAGTACCAAGCTTGTTCCTTCAATTAAAAGTCTCCGTAAATATGACCCATTTGGAAAGAGTCTGAAGCAtactttaaacttacacaatCACAATAAAAGCAATGCAACAAAGAAGCTTGATAAGATTTTTGGAAATGATAACAATTTTGCCCCTAGCTCTTCGTCTACTGAGACTGCGAATACAGGGGCAAATTCCTATGACATTAATCAACGTGAAAAACATCTTGGCAACAAACAAGTTCTCATCCACCATCAGACAGTTCAGACTGGGGAGCAACTGCCTGTATGTACTGAGTGTGTAAAGAGCTTCCCCCCAAAGCCCCATCTCTCTGAGCATCAGAGAATTCATGCTGAGGAAAAATCCCATGAATGTCATAAAAGCCACAAAGCCCTCAGGCAGAAGCCACCAATTAATGTACCTCAAAGTGCTTATACAGGAGACAAACCCTATATATGTACTCAATGTGAGAAGGCCTTTACTCTCAAGTCGAACCTCATTACACATCAGAAAATTCATACTGGGCAGAAACCCTATAAATGCAGTGAATGCGGAAAAGCCTTTTTCCACAGATCCTATCTCTTTAGACACATGCGAATCCATACGGGAGAAAAACCGTACGAATGCCGTGAGTGTGGAAGAGGCTTCTCCCAGAATTCAGACCTTACCATCCATCAGAAAACTCATACCGGAGAGAAACACTATGCGTGCGGCGAATGCGGGAAAGCCTTCACAAGAAAGTCAGCACTGAGAATGCATCAGAGAatccacacaggagagaaaccctacGTGTGCCCTGAATGCGGGAAGGCCTTcatccagaaatcccacttcaACACACATCAGAGAATCCATACCGGCGAGAAGCCTTACGAATGCGGCGAGTGCAGAAAGTCGTTCACTAAGAAGTCACAGCTCCACGTGCATCAAAGAATTCACACAGGGGAAAAACCCTATATATGTACAGAATGTGGAAAGGTCTTCACTCACAGGACGAACCTCACTACACATCAGAAAACTCATACCGGAGAGAAACCCTATACGTGTGCTGAATGTGGCAAGGCTTTCAGCGACCAGTCAAATCTCATTAAACACCAGAAGAcgcacactggagagaaaccctataaatgCAATGGTTGTGGAAAAGCCTTCATATGGAAGTCACGCCTCAAAATACATCAGAAATCTCATATTGGAGAGAGACACTATGAATGCAATGAATGCGGGAAAGCCTTCATCCAGAAATCGACACTAAGTGTGCATCAGAGAatccacacaggagagaaaccctacGTTTGTCCTGAATGCGGGAAGGCCTTcatccagaaatcccacttcaTTGCACATCATAGAATCCATACCGGAGAGAAGCCTTACGAGTGCAGTGACTGTGGAAAGTGCTTTACTAAGAAGTCACAGCTCCGTGTGCATCAGAAGATTCACACAGGGGAGAAACCCAATATATGCGCCGAATGTGGAAAGGCCTTCACTGACAGGTCCAATCTGATAACACACCAGAAGATCCACACTAgagagaaaccctataaatgCAGTGACTGCGGAAAAACCTTCACTTGGAAGTCCCGCCTCACTATCCATCAGAAATCTCATACTGGAGAGAGACACTATGAATGTGGTAAATGCGGGAAAGCCTTCATCCAGAAAGCAACATTAAGTATGCATCAGATGATTCATACCGGAAAGAAACCCTATGCCTGTACAGAATGTCAGAAGGCCTTCACCGACAGATCGAATCTCATTAAGCACCAGAAAACTCACAGTGGAGAAAAAGTATAA